From one Pagrus major chromosome 21, Pma_NU_1.0 genomic stretch:
- the b3gnt5b gene encoding lactosylceramide 1,3-N-acetyl-beta-D-glucosaminyltransferase B, with protein sequence MFVNFRRIRKCQCVQLMTTCLVLSVVMVCWEQLDNSVVNHVKSYSYRYLVNRFTYINKSLTIPREQARGFSNFRYLLDHPDKCVNKDVLLLLFVKTSPENIERRNAIRSTWGNETYIQNDLGVTVKVVFALGAPQTKKDEPSWSKRSGVGFQEQLVYEDRLHGDLIQQDFLDSFHNLTLKLILQFRWMHSRCAHARFLMTADDDIFVHMPNLVSYLQDMSSKGVSDFWIGRVHRGAPPIRSKDSKYYVPFEMYQWLSYPDYTAGAGYVVSGDVADKIYQATLTLNASIYIDDVFMGICANAIGVSPQEHVYFSGEGKAPYHLCIYDQMMTSHGHVEDIYDLWKAATHPQVKQRTSGLLGRLYCTAVKMSLLCKPYYFNTYPCKAAFL encoded by the coding sequence ATGTTTGTGAATTTCCGCCGGATACGAAAATGCcagtgtgtgcagctgatgACCACCTGCTTGGTGCTGTCAGTGGTGATGGTTTGCTGGGAGCAGCTGGACAACAGTGTCGTAAACCACGTCAAGTCCTACTCCTATCGCTACCTGGTCAACCGCTTCACCTACATCAACAAGAGCCTCACCATCCCACGAGAGCAGGCCAGAGGCTTCAGCAACTTCCGCTACCTGCTGGACCACCCAGATAAGTGCGTCAACAAGgacgtcctcctcctcctctttgtcaaAACGTCCCCAGAGAACATTGAGAGGCGAAACGCTATCAGATCCACCTGGGGTAATGAGACCTACATCCAAAACGACCTGGGAGTGACAGTCAAGGTGGTGTTTGCCTTGGGAGCACCTCAGACCAAGAAGGATGAGCCCTCGTGGAGCAAGAGGAGCGGGGTTGGCTTCCAGGAGCAGCTTGTCTACGAGGACCGTCTCCACGGCGATTTGATCCAACAAGACTTTTTGGACTCCTTCCACAACCTGACGCTAAAGCTGATCCTGCAGTTCCGCTGGATGCACAGCCGTTGCGCACATGCCCGCTTCCTTATGACTGCTGACGACGACATCTTCGTTCACATGCCCAACCTGGTGAGCTACCTGCAGGACATGAGCAGCAAAGgcgtctcagacttttggattGGTCGTGTGCACAGAGGGGCGCCACCAATCCGCAGCAAAGACAGCAAGTACTACGTGCCCTTTGAGATGTACCAGTGGTTGTCCTACCCTGACTACACAGCCGGGGCTGGGTATGTCGTCTCCGGGGACGTAGCAGACAAAATCTACCAAGCCACGCTGACCCTGAACGCCTCTATTTATATAGACGATGTGTTCATGGGCATCTGCGCCAACGCCATTGGTGTGTCACCGCAGGAGCACGTCTATTTCTCAGGTGAGGGCAAGGCGCCGTACCACCTGTGTATCTATGACCAGATGATGACCTCACATGGCCACGTGGAGGATATCTACGACCTGTGGAAGGCAGCGACCCACCCGCAGGTGAAACAGAGGACCTCCGGACTCTTAGGGAGGCTGTACTGCACGGCCGTGAAAATGTCTCTCCTTTGTAAACCTTACTATTTTAACACTTACCCTTGCAAAGCTGCCTTTTTGTAG